The Trichocoleus desertorum ATA4-8-CV12 nucleotide sequence GTTGAAGTGAAGCAGAAGCCAGTTGCAAAAGTTCATGGAGAAAGTAAACAGACTTTAGGGAACTGTTTGCGATCGCTGGGCTAACTTTCCGACAAGAGCGCTCGAAACGGTCATGTGAAAATCAAGGTTTTGTAGCGTTGCTCACCCCCAACTCATCAACTAACTCACTCGGTTCTCCTGGATAAAAGCGATCGCTCAAAATTTTGTCCAACTCGTAAGGACATACTGCGGGAAAAGTACGACTGGGTAAATCGGTTTCACTCACAGCCAATTCCACACCTTTTAGATAAGCTTTCTGCAATACTTCTTCTACATAAAGCTTGAGGCTAGGGTTATCTTCCAGCAAATCTGAAGTGTCAAGACGTTGAATCCGAATGGTGGCTAGCCAGCTGCGACTACGACGTTCGGGTTGGTATTGCCATTTCAGCAAATGTCCAATCAGCAAACTCAAGCGGTTGCGGAGTTCTTGGCGTTGCTGCTTGCCCAAAGATTCCATTTCCTCAATCAAATTTGGCAGGTCAAGCTGGCTCCATTGCTGCTGGCGGAGTAAAG carries:
- a CDS encoding DUF29 domain-containing protein, whose translation is MHVPETNPKAVISEPSLYESDFYAWTQKQAALLRQQQWSQLDLPNLIEEMESLGKQQRQELRNRLSLLIGHLLKWQYQPERRSRSWLATIRIQRLDTSDLLEDNPSLKLYVEEVLQKAYLKGVELAVSETDLPSRTFPAVCPYELDKILSDRFYPGEPSELVDELGVSNATKP